A window from Rana temporaria chromosome 8, aRanTem1.1, whole genome shotgun sequence encodes these proteins:
- the LOC120946882 gene encoding anionic trypsin-2-like — protein MMSLHHRRTQKLTMKILLLLAILGLAAAVPISDDDKIIGGYTCQESAAPYQVSLNAGYHFCGGSLFSTIWVISAAHCYQKNIEVRLGEHNIGVLEGPEQFIKVAKAIKHPQYDPNFLDNDIMLIRLRKPVKINSQVRTVSLPTRCAMEGTRCLISGWGNTLSDGANYPNLLQCLQAPILNNQVCQDAYPGKITENMICVGYMDGGKDSCQGDSGGPVVCNGELQGVVSWGYGCALPGYPGVYTKVCNYLSWIEKTISS, from the exons CTGCCGTCCCCATCAGTGATGATGATAAGATTATTGGTGGTTACACCTGCCAGGAAAGCGCTGCACCCTACCAAGTGTCTCTAAATGCTGGATACCATTTTTGTGGAGGGTCCCTGTTTAGCACCATATGGGTGATTTCTGCTGCACACTGCTACCAAAA GAATATTGAGGTCCGGCTTGGAGAACACAACATTGGTGTATTGGAAGGACCAGAACAATTTATTAAGGTCGCTAAAGCTATCAAGCACCCACAATATGACCCTAACTTTCTCGATAATGACATCATGTTAATTCGGCTCCGTAAACCAGTCAAGATTAACAGCCAAGTCAGAACTGTCAGCCTGCCCACTCGCTGTGCAATGGAGGGCACTCGCTGTCTGATATCTGGATGGGGGAATACGCTGAGTGATGGAG CTAATTATCCTAATCTCCTGCAGTGCCTTCAGGCCCCCATTCTTAACAACCAAGTGTGCCAAGATGCCTATCCTGGAAAAATTACTGAGAACATGATTTGCGTGGGGTATATGGATGGTGGAAAGGACTCTTGCCAG GGTGACTCTGGCGGTCCTGTGGTTTGCAATGGAGAGCTGCAGGGAGTTGTATCCTGGGGTTATGGCTGTGCCTTGCCCGGATACCCGGGTGTATACACCAAGGTGTGCAACTACTTGTCCTGGATTGAGAAGACTATTTCCAGCTAA